One window from the genome of uncultured Tateyamaria sp. encodes:
- a CDS encoding Mrp/NBP35 family ATP-binding protein, with translation MKTGREQVLDALKGIEAPGGDIVSSGVMRALNVDGGTVRFVMEINPAQAAEYEAVKAKAEAAVGALHGIETVSIILTGHTEKAPPPDLKPQRAAEPKGPQKVPGINRILAVASGKGGVGKSTVSANLACALAQQGRRVGLLDADVYGPSQPRMLGVSGRPASPDGKTILPMRNHGVTMMSIGLMMNDDQAVVWRGPMLMGALQQMMTQVQWGALDVLIVDLPPGTGDVQMTLSQKFAVDGAIIVSTPQDVALLDARKGVDMFQQLHVPIVGMIENMSTHICSSCGHEEHVFGHGGVKAEAEKLGVPLLAEVPLDLQIRLAADGGAPIAVSQPDSAQARAFQDVAAALVQVGVA, from the coding sequence GTGAAAACAGGCAGGGAACAGGTTCTGGACGCCTTGAAAGGGATCGAGGCGCCAGGCGGCGACATTGTGTCTTCGGGCGTGATGCGGGCCTTGAACGTCGACGGCGGTACAGTCCGTTTCGTGATGGAGATCAACCCGGCGCAAGCGGCCGAGTATGAGGCTGTGAAAGCAAAGGCGGAGGCGGCGGTTGGCGCACTACACGGGATTGAAACCGTGTCCATAATCCTGACCGGCCACACCGAGAAGGCCCCGCCGCCAGACTTGAAACCACAACGCGCCGCAGAGCCGAAAGGCCCCCAGAAGGTCCCCGGCATCAACCGCATTCTGGCGGTGGCGTCAGGCAAGGGCGGCGTCGGCAAATCCACTGTCTCCGCCAACCTCGCCTGTGCGTTGGCGCAACAGGGGCGGCGCGTGGGCCTGTTGGATGCAGACGTTTATGGTCCATCTCAGCCGCGGATGCTGGGCGTCTCCGGTCGACCCGCTTCGCCTGATGGCAAAACCATCCTGCCGATGCGGAACCACGGTGTGACCATGATGTCCATCGGGTTGATGATGAACGACGACCAGGCGGTTGTCTGGCGCGGGCCGATGCTGATGGGTGCGCTGCAACAGATGATGACGCAGGTGCAGTGGGGCGCCCTGGATGTGCTGATTGTGGATCTGCCGCCCGGTACGGGTGACGTGCAGATGACGCTGTCGCAGAAATTTGCGGTGGATGGGGCAATCATCGTCTCTACACCGCAGGATGTCGCCCTTTTGGATGCGCGCAAAGGTGTGGACATGTTCCAGCAACTGCATGTGCCGATCGTTGGTATGATCGAGAATATGAGCACGCATATCTGTTCAAGTTGCGGACATGAAGAACACGTATTCGGACATGGCGGTGTAAAGGCCGAAGCCGAGAAGCTGGGTGTGCCGCTGCTGGCCGAAGTGCCGTTGGATCTGCAGATACGCCTCGCTGCCGACGGGGGTGCCCCCATCGCCGTAAGCCAGCCCGATAGTGCCCAGGCCAGGGCGTTTCAGGATGTGGCCGCTGCGCTTGTCCAAGTAGGCGTTGCATGA
- a CDS encoding molecular chaperone TorD family protein: MTAAEDTSIADMDRARADLYNFLGALLAGPPDEMLLSQTAGLSGDATELGQAIGTLSKLAKVTKPKAAESEFNKLFIGLGRGELLPFASYYLTGFLNEKPLATLRQDMGRIGMQRSETVFEPEDSIASLMEMMGAMIVGRFGTPADITAQKTFFNKHIGPWAGHFFTDLEEAKTSVFYSPVGTVGKIFMAVEAEAFRMSGAE; encoded by the coding sequence ATGACAGCCGCCGAAGACACTTCAATCGCTGACATGGATCGCGCGCGTGCGGATCTCTACAACTTTCTCGGCGCGTTGCTGGCGGGGCCACCGGATGAGATGTTGCTGAGCCAGACCGCGGGTCTGAGCGGGGATGCCACGGAGCTGGGGCAGGCGATTGGGACGCTGTCCAAGCTGGCCAAAGTCACCAAGCCCAAGGCGGCGGAGTCCGAGTTCAACAAGTTGTTCATCGGTCTGGGGCGGGGCGAATTGCTGCCCTTTGCGAGCTACTACCTCACCGGGTTTCTCAACGAAAAACCGCTGGCGACCCTGCGCCAGGACATGGGCCGGATCGGCATGCAGCGATCCGAGACGGTGTTTGAGCCCGAGGACAGTATCGCAAGCCTGATGGAGATGATGGGCGCGATGATCGTGGGCCGGTTTGGCACGCCTGCGGACATCACGGCGCAAAAGACGTTTTTCAACAAGCATATCGGCCCGTGGGCCGGACACTTTTTCACCGATCTGGAGGAGGCGAAGACGTCGGTTTTCTATTCGCCCGTCGGCACGGTGGGGAAGATTTTCATGGCCGTGGAGGCGGAAGCCTTCCGGATGAGCGGCGCTGAATGA
- a CDS encoding DUF6494 family protein gives MSDDFNMSMRKFLKQVGVTSQQAIEEAMREADTSGKTYAVKAVITINELDMTHEVTGEIKGQD, from the coding sequence ATGAGCGACGATTTCAACATGTCCATGCGCAAGTTCCTGAAGCAGGTCGGCGTGACCTCGCAACAGGCGATTGAAGAGGCCATGCGCGAGGCGGATACCAGCGGCAAGACCTATGCGGTCAAGGCCGTCATCACCATCAATGAACTGGACATGACCCACGAGGTCACGGGCGAGATCAAGGGACAGGACTGA
- a CDS encoding 4Fe-4S binding protein, with amino-acid sequence MAKSLITCDCLGTQAIDAEGLSQATGLDVLPPCSALCTAQLDRAQAALERGDAVFCCTQEARVFEELAEGLDLPAPPTLDLRDRAGWSDDAAPKLPKMSALIADAMLPSEPEKTLDVVSEGLCLILGPAAVAIDAAEQLKDHLGVTVLLSDAADIPDTRAYDVVVGTLRRASGAFAQFEVVIDALQQIEPGGRGAFTLTDPQDGARSQCDILLDLRGDTPLFPAHEKRDGYLRADPSHAPGVAAAILAASHLTGTFEKTLYVKTAPLLCAHSRAEQTGCTNCLDLCPTGAITSAGDHVAIDPMICAGCGACSAACPSGAITYDAPPVDLTMRRVQTMAKAFLDAGGTAPRLLVHDSHGAEMIRLSARHGRGLPADTIPLEMSAIGAFGHAEAVAALAAGFASVTLLPGPKADVAALSTQIALTTAIAGDGKATLLDTPDPDAMSDALYAATATAPVATPVRPMGTRRQIARQAAKALHPDTDSIALPDGAPYGVVLVDTDACTLCLSCVSFCPSGALGDNSDKPQLRFQENACLQCGLCANICPEDAIAYEPRLNLTDAALTQVVLNEEEPFPCIECGALFGSKSAIDRITEKLQDHAMFTGDKLRMIQMCDNCRVTAQFHADDNPFQGGERPRVRTTDDYLSKRRDH; translated from the coding sequence GTGGCCAAGTCACTGATAACATGCGATTGTCTGGGTACTCAAGCCATCGACGCAGAGGGGTTGTCGCAGGCGACCGGCCTCGACGTCCTCCCACCCTGTTCAGCGCTCTGCACTGCTCAGTTGGACCGGGCCCAAGCCGCACTTGAGCGGGGCGACGCAGTTTTTTGCTGCACCCAGGAAGCCCGCGTGTTCGAGGAGTTGGCAGAGGGTCTGGACTTGCCTGCACCCCCCACTCTGGACCTGCGCGACCGCGCCGGGTGGAGCGACGATGCCGCCCCGAAACTGCCCAAAATGTCTGCACTCATCGCTGACGCCATGCTGCCGTCCGAGCCGGAAAAGACGCTTGATGTGGTCAGCGAAGGGCTGTGCCTGATCCTCGGCCCCGCCGCTGTCGCGATCGATGCCGCCGAACAGCTCAAGGATCATCTGGGCGTCACCGTCCTGCTGTCGGACGCCGCCGACATCCCCGACACCCGCGCCTATGACGTGGTGGTGGGCACACTGCGCCGCGCGTCCGGCGCGTTCGCACAGTTCGAGGTGGTCATCGACGCCCTGCAACAGATCGAACCGGGCGGGCGCGGGGCGTTTACCCTGACGGACCCGCAAGACGGCGCACGATCGCAATGCGACATCCTGCTCGACCTGCGCGGCGATACACCCCTGTTCCCGGCCCATGAAAAGCGCGACGGCTATCTACGCGCGGACCCAAGCCACGCGCCCGGTGTCGCGGCAGCCATCCTCGCCGCCTCGCACCTGACCGGCACCTTCGAAAAGACGCTTTATGTCAAAACCGCCCCCCTGCTCTGCGCCCATTCCCGCGCGGAACAGACGGGGTGCACCAACTGCCTTGACCTGTGTCCCACCGGGGCCATCACCTCCGCCGGGGACCATGTTGCAATCGACCCGATGATCTGCGCCGGCTGCGGTGCCTGTTCCGCCGCCTGCCCGTCGGGGGCCATCACCTATGACGCGCCGCCCGTGGACCTGACCATGCGCCGGGTCCAGACCATGGCCAAGGCATTCCTAGACGCGGGCGGCACCGCCCCCCGCCTTCTGGTCCATGACAGCCATGGGGCCGAAATGATCCGCCTGTCGGCCCGCCACGGGCGCGGCCTGCCTGCCGATACTATCCCGCTTGAGATGTCGGCCATCGGCGCCTTTGGCCACGCCGAGGCGGTTGCCGCCCTTGCCGCAGGGTTCGCGAGCGTCACGCTCTTGCCCGGCCCCAAGGCGGATGTGGCAGCGTTATCGACGCAAATCGCGCTCACCACCGCCATCGCAGGCGACGGCAAGGCCACCCTGCTCGACACACCCGACCCGGACGCCATGAGCGACGCGCTTTACGCGGCCACGGCCACGGCCCCCGTCGCGACCCCCGTCCGCCCCATGGGCACGCGGCGCCAGATCGCACGCCAAGCGGCCAAGGCGCTGCACCCCGACACCGACAGCATCGCGCTGCCCGACGGCGCGCCTTACGGTGTGGTGCTGGTCGACACCGATGCCTGCACGCTGTGCCTGTCCTGCGTGTCGTTTTGCCCCTCCGGCGCTTTGGGTGACAACTCAGACAAGCCGCAACTACGGTTTCAGGAAAACGCCTGCCTGCAATGCGGCCTGTGCGCTAATATCTGCCCCGAAGACGCGATTGCTTACGAACCGCGCCTGAACCTGACCGACGCGGCGCTGACCCAAGTGGTGCTGAACGAGGAAGAACCGTTTCCCTGCATTGAATGCGGCGCGCTGTTCGGCTCCAAATCTGCCATCGACCGGATCACGGAAAAGCTGCAGGACCATGCCATGTTCACGGGCGACAAGCTGCGCATGATCCAGATGTGCGACAATTGCCGGGTCACGGCGCAGTTCCACGCTGACGACAACCCGTTCCAGGGTGGCGAACGACCCCGCGTGCGCACCACCGATGACTACCTGTCAAAACGACGCGATCACTGA
- a CDS encoding ABC transporter permease gives MVDLWEGLRHAFWLMVTFDAELAEIALRSLRVTLTALLIACLIALPLAALLAVRRFRWRRATIAMLNALMGLPPVVVGLIVYIMLSRSGPFGALGLLFTPTAMIVAQVIIIVPLIASIAHQSLRELWAEYHDLLISMNVTQSQKMRTLLWDARRALLTAALAGFGRGIGEVGAIMIVGGNIDNATRVLTTAIALETGKGEFALALALGFILIALALGVNLTIHWIGQTERDSRW, from the coding sequence ATCGTCGATCTTTGGGAGGGACTGCGCCACGCCTTCTGGCTGATGGTCACATTTGATGCGGAGTTGGCAGAGATCGCTCTGCGCTCGCTTCGCGTCACCCTTACCGCGTTGTTGATCGCCTGCCTCATTGCCCTGCCCCTGGCCGCGCTCCTGGCTGTTCGGCGGTTCCGGTGGCGTCGCGCGACTATTGCGATGTTGAACGCATTGATGGGCCTGCCGCCGGTGGTGGTTGGCTTGATCGTTTACATCATGTTGTCCCGTTCGGGTCCTTTCGGCGCCTTGGGCCTCTTGTTCACGCCCACGGCCATGATCGTGGCGCAGGTCATCATCATCGTGCCGCTGATCGCGTCCATCGCACACCAGTCCCTGCGCGAACTGTGGGCGGAGTATCACGACCTTCTCATCTCCATGAATGTCACGCAGTCGCAGAAAATGCGAACCTTGCTTTGGGATGCACGGCGAGCCCTGTTGACCGCGGCATTGGCCGGTTTTGGTCGGGGTATCGGCGAAGTGGGGGCCATCATGATCGTCGGCGGCAACATCGACAATGCCACGCGCGTGTTGACCACCGCCATCGCGCTGGAAACCGGCAAAGGAGAATTTGCATTGGCCCTCGCGCTTGGCTTCATCCTTATCGCGCTTGCGCTGGGGGTGAACCTGACAATCCACTGGATTGGCCAAACGGAAAGGGACAGCCGGTGGTGA
- a CDS encoding cache domain-containing protein — protein MNSVRFRLLILALAPMVVLMPLLLFLGMTRWTADYDEVLIANVESDLRIAEQYLSRLMVETGDELQAVAGSVEFAETLPSGFAAFFEDKRAALELDFLHYLPRTDITDTWPVVTSAAQGQGRTEIDIFSGEQLARISPTLADRASLPLIETEAAVPTDRIVEDRGMVIHSAVPVTLAGRDGVLVGGILLNRNLGFIDTINALVYQDAIAGGSRQGTATLFLEDVRVSTNVRLFEDVRALGTRVSAAVRGKVLGEGRTWLDRAFVVNDWYISGYLPLRDSFGGYVGMLYVGFLEEPFTVAKRNAFLVILAAFAAVLLLSAPVFLRLAKGIFAPLERMTHTMFLVQRGNLSARNGDGGGTGEIGEVAGHLDDLLDQVQERDQALRSWNEELNVRVDQRTAELKRANEKLEETFRQLVMSEKLASIGEITAGVAHEINNPVAVIQGNVDVIRDSLGEKSEDIRTELDLVDRQIARIQTIVGKLLQFARPGEFADFEQAVPLTPVITDCLVLVNHVISQSDITVSTRLDATLEVRIDPGEMQQVLINLIMNAVQAMGAQGTLTIETEDTERDGKMGVCVSVSDTGPGIEPTRIDEVFAPFFTTKQAEGTGLGLSISQTLIQRAGGIIRVRNAPAQGACFEIWLPAAVQAEVAHALTD, from the coding sequence ATGAATTCCGTCCGTTTCCGTCTGCTTATCCTGGCCTTGGCCCCGATGGTCGTGCTTATGCCGCTTCTGCTGTTTCTGGGCATGACGCGGTGGACGGCGGATTATGACGAGGTGCTGATCGCCAATGTCGAAAGCGACTTGCGGATCGCAGAGCAATACCTGTCCCGGCTGATGGTTGAGACGGGGGACGAATTGCAGGCGGTGGCGGGGTCCGTCGAATTTGCTGAAACACTCCCGTCCGGGTTCGCCGCATTCTTTGAAGACAAACGCGCGGCTTTGGAACTGGATTTCCTGCACTATCTTCCCCGTACTGATATCACGGATACCTGGCCGGTTGTAACAAGTGCGGCGCAGGGGCAAGGCCGCACCGAAATCGATATCTTTTCAGGCGAGCAATTGGCCCGGATTTCGCCAACCCTTGCAGACCGGGCCAGCCTGCCCCTGATCGAGACGGAAGCCGCGGTACCCACGGACCGCATTGTTGAAGATCGCGGTATGGTCATCCACTCCGCTGTTCCCGTGACTTTGGCGGGCCGGGACGGTGTGTTGGTTGGGGGCATCCTGCTGAACCGGAACCTTGGATTTATCGATACGATCAATGCGCTGGTCTATCAGGACGCGATTGCGGGCGGGTCGCGGCAGGGCACGGCAACCCTGTTTCTGGAAGACGTGCGCGTATCGACCAACGTGCGCCTTTTCGAGGACGTGCGCGCGCTGGGCACCCGTGTGTCGGCAGCCGTTCGCGGAAAGGTGTTGGGCGAGGGGCGTACCTGGCTAGATCGCGCCTTTGTTGTGAATGACTGGTACATCTCGGGCTATCTGCCGCTGCGGGACAGCTTTGGCGGATATGTGGGCATGCTGTATGTCGGTTTTCTGGAAGAGCCTTTTACCGTCGCCAAGCGTAACGCATTTCTTGTTATCCTCGCGGCATTCGCCGCAGTCCTCTTGCTGTCAGCACCGGTGTTCCTCCGGCTGGCCAAGGGCATCTTTGCGCCGCTTGAACGGATGACCCACACGATGTTCCTCGTTCAGCGGGGCAACCTGTCTGCGCGCAATGGCGACGGGGGCGGCACCGGAGAAATTGGTGAGGTGGCGGGACACCTTGATGATCTGCTGGATCAGGTTCAAGAACGGGACCAAGCGCTTCGGTCCTGGAATGAAGAGTTGAATGTGCGCGTGGATCAGCGGACGGCAGAGTTGAAACGCGCGAATGAAAAGCTTGAAGAGACGTTTCGCCAACTGGTGATGAGCGAAAAGCTCGCTTCGATCGGTGAGATCACGGCGGGTGTCGCGCACGAGATCAACAATCCGGTCGCGGTCATCCAGGGCAATGTTGACGTGATCCGCGACAGTTTGGGTGAGAAAAGCGAAGACATCCGAACCGAACTGGACCTTGTCGATCGACAGATCGCACGTATTCAGACCATCGTCGGCAAATTGCTGCAATTTGCCCGACCGGGCGAATTTGCCGACTTTGAACAGGCCGTGCCTTTGACACCTGTGATCACGGATTGCCTGGTTCTGGTGAACCACGTGATTTCACAATCCGACATCACCGTGTCGACCCGATTGGACGCCACACTGGAAGTGCGTATAGACCCCGGCGAGATGCAGCAGGTCTTGATCAATCTGATCATGAACGCAGTTCAGGCAATGGGTGCGCAAGGCACGTTGACCATCGAGACGGAAGACACCGAACGGGATGGCAAGATGGGTGTTTGCGTGTCTGTGTCTGACACGGGGCCAGGCATTGAGCCGACACGCATTGACGAGGTGTTCGCCCCCTTCTTCACAACCAAGCAGGCCGAAGGCACTGGGCTGGGCCTTTCGATTTCGCAAACCCTGATCCAGCGTGCCGGCGGAATCATCCGTGTGCGCAATGCGCCGGCGCAGGGTGCCTGTTTCGAGATCTGGTTGCCCGCCGCCGTGCAAGCCGAAGTGGCGCACGCCCTGACCGATTAA
- a CDS encoding substrate-binding domain-containing protein: MKQAVFLAMLLIFGTAAQAADQMRMAVTTSFHNSGLADILLPEIAKDLDLEVQLLVVGTGQALKLGQAGDVDAILVHSRAAEEAFVAEGYGTHRREIMYNDFVFVGPADDPARIATKQDTRMALQAIASARASFVSRGDDSGTHKKELSLWRDAGHDVDSFGPWYRAVGAGMGAALNTASGLDAYILSDRASWLNFGNKGGLALLFAGDPVLFNQYAYLPVNPARHAHVRADLTARLEGWLTSDRAKELINAYTIDDETLFVFNAE; encoded by the coding sequence ATGAAACAGGCAGTTTTTCTGGCGATGCTTTTGATTTTCGGAACGGCGGCACAGGCGGCGGATCAGATGCGCATGGCTGTCACAACGTCGTTCCATAACTCGGGCCTTGCGGACATATTGCTTCCTGAAATCGCCAAGGATCTGGACCTGGAGGTACAGTTGCTGGTCGTTGGGACAGGGCAGGCACTCAAACTTGGCCAAGCTGGCGATGTCGATGCAATCCTTGTCCATTCCCGTGCAGCAGAAGAGGCCTTCGTCGCCGAGGGCTATGGCACGCATCGGCGCGAAATTATGTATAACGATTTTGTCTTTGTCGGCCCCGCAGACGATCCCGCCCGCATCGCGACAAAGCAAGACACGCGCATGGCGCTGCAAGCCATCGCATCGGCACGTGCGTCTTTTGTCAGTCGCGGAGATGACAGTGGTACCCACAAAAAGGAACTGAGCCTTTGGAGGGACGCAGGACACGATGTGGACAGTTTCGGGCCGTGGTACCGCGCCGTCGGTGCAGGAATGGGGGCCGCGCTCAACACCGCTTCGGGCCTTGATGCTTACATCCTGTCGGACCGTGCCAGTTGGCTCAACTTCGGCAACAAGGGCGGGCTTGCGTTGCTCTTTGCGGGCGATCCGGTGCTGTTCAACCAGTACGCTTACTTACCGGTGAACCCCGCACGCCACGCACATGTTCGGGCTGACCTGACCGCAAGGCTTGAGGGATGGCTGACATCAGACCGGGCCAAAGAATTGATCAACGCGTACACCATCGATGACGAAACGCTATTCGTCTTCAATGCAGAGTAA
- a CDS encoding twin-arginine translocation pathway signal protein gives MSKKDDGASRRDFLKLAGTAAPAAAVAVASAGGAQAAAEPDLALEKMQDTAHTRAYFESAKF, from the coding sequence ATGAGCAAGAAAGATGATGGTGCATCGCGCCGCGACTTTCTGAAGCTGGCCGGAACGGCAGCCCCCGCAGCAGCGGTGGCGGTTGCATCGGCAGGCGGGGCGCAGGCGGCGGCAGAGCCGGACCTGGCTTTGGAAAAGATGCAGGATACCGCGCATACGCGTGCGTATTTTGAGAGCGCCAAGTTTTAA
- a CDS encoding DUF6505 family protein, with protein MKLARAIHFDESDMNVFASPARTGEWCISGGFEFSNWGEGDLSGKARQAFANGWFGLETGGRVTFVAVTQLEQTELEKLVDLLAQHFVTYYGAPSAEAARPVATEEISQMIDLCEDHDPNTLLTVARELTEAGVREAYRTIQPQDAGLDQFAVHGDTGHDH; from the coding sequence ATGAAACTTGCGCGTGCGATCCATTTTGACGAAAGCGACATGAATGTCTTTGCCTCACCGGCGCGAACCGGAGAATGGTGCATTTCCGGCGGGTTCGAGTTTTCAAACTGGGGCGAGGGCGATTTGTCTGGCAAGGCGCGCCAGGCCTTCGCCAATGGCTGGTTCGGCTTGGAAACGGGAGGGCGCGTGACCTTTGTCGCCGTCACGCAATTGGAACAAACCGAGTTGGAGAAACTTGTCGATCTGCTGGCCCAGCATTTTGTAACATATTACGGCGCACCATCGGCTGAGGCCGCGCGGCCCGTCGCGACCGAAGAGATATCTCAGATGATCGACCTGTGCGAAGATCATGATCCCAACACGTTGCTGACAGTTGCACGTGAGTTGACGGAGGCGGGTGTGCGCGAAGCATACCGCACGATTCAGCCGCAGGACGCGGGTCTGGACCAATTCGCCGTCCATGGGGACACCGGGCACGACCATTGA
- a CDS encoding DUF3305 domain-containing protein: protein MPLGVVLRRLPGVTRWASYSWKAVAVLPGAGPADWQEMRHEGEAVEYHAATLPLDLHGAETEAYLHGLSAEVPSIYVVMRECPGDQPLEVLLVTASPYEAQDYTDSGEEIVEKVPMPAGLMAWVQGFVTDFHQDEVFIKRKRDKKRTDLTQDGIGDPRISSAADIYASPARQRRRVH from the coding sequence ATGCCTCTGGGCGTCGTGTTGCGGCGCTTGCCGGGTGTGACGCGTTGGGCCTCCTATTCCTGGAAAGCCGTGGCTGTCTTGCCTGGTGCTGGCCCGGCCGATTGGCAGGAGATGCGGCACGAAGGTGAAGCCGTGGAGTACCACGCCGCCACCTTGCCGCTGGACCTGCATGGGGCCGAGACGGAGGCGTATCTGCACGGCTTGTCCGCGGAGGTGCCCAGTATCTACGTCGTGATGCGGGAATGCCCCGGCGATCAGCCGCTTGAGGTGTTGTTGGTCACGGCTTCGCCCTACGAGGCGCAGGACTATACCGACAGCGGCGAAGAGATTGTCGAGAAGGTGCCGATGCCTGCCGGTTTGATGGCGTGGGTGCAGGGCTTTGTCACCGACTTCCACCAGGACGAAGTGTTCATCAAGCGCAAACGCGACAAGAAGCGCACCGACCTGACGCAGGACGGCATTGGTGATCCGAGGATTTCATCGGCGGCGGACATCTATGCGTCTCCTGCGCGGCAACGGAGGCGGGTGCATTGA
- a CDS encoding ATP-binding cassette domain-containing protein gives MTELFPLTLSQAETSRRGKRLVGPIDLSLDGKGLCVVMGPNGSGKTTLLRLMHGTARLTGGAVTWACPTSEARHHQAFVFQQPVVLRRTVEENLTYPLRLRGVGRKPAKHSAHEWAERVGLSAHLNRRAMVLSGGEQQKLAIARALITDPALVFLDEPTASLDGRAMREIEAILLQAKADGTRLILSTHDMGQARRIADMVVFMLGGKVHETGAANMFLNAPRTPEARAFLQGDIVV, from the coding sequence GTGACAGAGCTTTTTCCCCTGACTCTTAGCCAAGCCGAAACGTCACGGCGCGGCAAGCGGCTGGTTGGTCCAATTGACCTGTCACTGGACGGCAAGGGCCTGTGCGTTGTGATGGGGCCAAACGGATCAGGGAAGACAACCCTGTTGCGCCTGATGCACGGGACGGCGCGGCTGACGGGTGGGGCCGTCACATGGGCATGCCCAACGTCGGAGGCCCGGCATCACCAGGCGTTTGTCTTTCAACAACCAGTTGTCCTGCGCCGCACGGTCGAGGAAAACCTGACCTACCCGCTGCGCCTGCGCGGCGTTGGTCGGAAACCGGCGAAACACTCGGCGCACGAATGGGCCGAACGAGTCGGGTTGTCCGCGCATCTGAACAGACGCGCCATGGTGTTGTCAGGAGGCGAGCAACAGAAGCTGGCCATCGCCCGCGCGCTGATCACGGACCCGGCGCTTGTCTTTCTTGACGAACCCACCGCATCGCTTGATGGACGCGCCATGCGCGAGATCGAGGCGATACTGCTTCAGGCCAAGGCCGATGGCACACGGCTGATCCTGTCAACCCACGACATGGGCCAGGCGCGCCGCATTGCCGACATGGTCGTCTTCATGCTGGGTGGCAAGGTGCATGAAACCGGTGCGGCAAATATGTTTCTGAATGCGCCACGAACGCCCGAGGCACGGGCCTTTTTGCAAGGGGACATTGTCGTATGA
- a CDS encoding biotin/lipoate--protein ligase family protein, producing MSVATDLTFPPLMWGEEAPDRAFDHAVMRATLGCDAGLIAYKLGAAEMEAALVFAPEVPLSKAMTMLPLCGVGFQNALGALAPPEVSVHLDWWGGIRVNGARCGGFRAMASERDPEALPDWLVIGFTLPLMPPSEDMGLTPDDTALFAEGCADVAPPTLLEAWSRHTLNWLNRWEDEGSASLHTEWRGLAHGVGEDVQNQSLTGAFLGVDEDFGMLLRDDKTTHLIPLTTVLEDGP from the coding sequence ATGAGCGTCGCCACAGACCTCACATTCCCCCCGCTGATGTGGGGAGAAGAAGCGCCGGACCGCGCCTTTGATCATGCTGTGATGCGGGCGACCTTGGGCTGTGATGCAGGCTTGATCGCCTATAAACTGGGCGCGGCCGAAATGGAGGCGGCGCTGGTCTTTGCGCCCGAGGTGCCATTGTCAAAGGCGATGACCATGCTGCCATTGTGCGGTGTGGGATTTCAAAACGCGTTGGGGGCGCTTGCCCCGCCCGAGGTTTCGGTGCATCTGGATTGGTGGGGCGGGATCCGCGTGAACGGTGCACGGTGTGGCGGATTCCGTGCCATGGCATCCGAGCGTGATCCCGAAGCCTTGCCCGATTGGCTGGTCATCGGTTTCACCTTGCCGCTAATGCCCCCGTCAGAAGACATGGGTTTGACGCCGGACGACACGGCCCTGTTTGCCGAAGGTTGCGCCGACGTGGCGCCGCCGACACTTCTCGAAGCGTGGTCACGGCATACGCTGAACTGGCTTAATCGCTGGGAAGATGAAGGATCGGCAAGCTTGCACACGGAATGGCGCGGGTTGGCGCATGGCGTGGGTGAGGATGTTCAAAATCAGTCTCTAACAGGTGCATTTCTGGGCGTGGACGAGGATTTCGGAATGCTTTTGCGCGACGACAAAACCACCCATTTGATCCCGCTCACAACCGTTCTGGAGGATGGGCCATGA
- a CDS encoding DUF3306 domain-containing protein: MSATRDFWSRRRAGVEAEEQALEARAVEAQDAELAERPDEEILAELNLPEPEALDSPDSVQEFLKAEVPQRLKTRALRRLWRLNPMLANLDGLVDYGEDYTDAATVIENMQTVYQVGKGMMTAFLEDEEEEAEEAPVEEIDEIADEEEEAPLIAAAEPTPLPEPEPEPPAMPQRRMRFAFDTA; this comes from the coding sequence TTGAGCGCGACACGCGACTTCTGGTCCCGCCGACGTGCCGGGGTAGAGGCCGAGGAGCAGGCACTGGAGGCGCGTGCCGTCGAGGCGCAGGATGCGGAACTGGCCGAGCGCCCGGACGAAGAGATTTTGGCCGAGTTGAACCTGCCCGAGCCGGAGGCGCTGGACAGCCCCGATTCGGTGCAGGAATTCCTGAAGGCCGAGGTGCCGCAGCGCTTGAAGACCCGCGCGCTGCGCCGCTTGTGGCGGCTGAACCCGATGCTCGCCAATCTGGATGGGCTGGTGGATTACGGTGAGGATTACACTGACGCGGCCACGGTCATCGAGAACATGCAGACCGTCTATCAGGTCGGCAAAGGCATGATGACGGCCTTCCTTGAGGACGAGGAAGAGGAGGCTGAAGAGGCCCCCGTCGAAGAGATCGACGAGATTGCAGACGAAGAAGAAGAGGCGCCGCTGATTGCCGCCGCCGAACCCACCCCCTTGCCCGAACCGGAGCCCGAGCCGCCTGCGATGCCGCAGCGCCGGATGCGGTTTGCGTTTGATACTGCCTGA